A portion of the Novosphingobium sp. KA1 genome contains these proteins:
- a CDS encoding nucleotide synthetase — protein sequence MSTLDYTQYGLAPWLVTEDKTEDWNATAPIVFNVVLGTNGQSVVLEYQLPDYPDQDYISVTCNSTIQINLVSDQLFFSKEFEGITTKEPLSSFYGGVEYCNYDKEFGRYKTVLFKARFNKGGKLGTCHRFNVNVDLLQYTSAGEPTWIGLAIDPDIKNPPPQD from the coding sequence ATGTCGACTCTGGATTACACCCAATACGGCCTCGCACCCTGGCTCGTCACCGAGGACAAGACCGAGGACTGGAACGCGACCGCGCCGATCGTCTTCAACGTGGTGCTGGGCACCAACGGCCAGTCGGTGGTGCTGGAATACCAGCTGCCGGACTATCCGGATCAGGACTATATCTCGGTGACCTGCAACTCGACCATCCAGATCAACCTGGTCAGCGACCAGCTGTTCTTCTCGAAGGAATTCGAGGGCATCACCACCAAGGAGCCGCTCTCCTCGTTCTACGGCGGTGTCGAGTACTGCAACTACGACAAGGAGTTCGGCCGCTACAAGACGGTGCTGTTCAAGGCGCGCTTCAACAAGGGCGGCAAGCTGGGCACCTGCCACCGCTTCAACGTCAACGTCGACCTGCTGCAATATACCTCGGCGGGCGAGCCGACCTGGATCGGCCTTGCCATCGATCCCGACATCAAGAACCCGCCCCCGCAGGACTGA
- a CDS encoding tetratricopeptide repeat-containing protein — protein sequence MTLPLLARIRQIARSGDVLRAWRLFEGAGLLESRDAGALSLKGRLLKDRGLGAAGPERGELLEQAQEAYLQAAGGRRATYPLINAATIALLNGKPAQAQGLARQVLEVLDSGEHEPETRYWLGATAAEARLLLGDARGARIALEQAVKAAPDAWEDQAATLRQFQQVLEWTGAPFGLFDHLRPPASLYFSGIIGLPTDIARLRKEISTLLDRVRPGAVFGALAAGSDIVIAELALAAGAQLHAVLPTSVEAFRAVSVEQFGGDWPERFDRLIEAAESVEVLSGPGRLSAAAIHLGAQVAMGLAIRRARVLATSAVAYHVGRAFNEQSAAEVEWRRQGRQFHELVLDQIPPTRGEELDPGVNRAVLAVLGPVPDYCDLTFVTRTAVHEGFSLLQFDDPVAAMDQGAAILRLAPDSRLGLDYAPFAPGQDLVEIGSAAIMLARATTEGSICAHWPQIAVLELLAPRYRFETAGEIVTVRGDFPIGLFCLDSQG from the coding sequence GTGACCCTTCCTCTTCTTGCCCGCATCCGGCAGATTGCGCGCTCCGGCGACGTGCTGCGGGCGTGGCGGCTGTTCGAAGGGGCCGGGCTGCTCGAATCGCGCGATGCCGGTGCGCTCAGTCTCAAGGGACGATTGCTCAAGGATCGCGGCCTCGGGGCCGCGGGGCCCGAGCGCGGCGAATTGCTGGAGCAGGCCCAGGAGGCCTACCTGCAGGCGGCGGGCGGCCGCCGCGCGACCTATCCGCTGATCAATGCGGCCACCATCGCCCTGCTCAACGGCAAGCCGGCACAAGCCCAGGGCCTCGCCAGGCAGGTGCTCGAAGTGCTGGACAGCGGCGAGCATGAGCCGGAAACCCGTTACTGGCTGGGTGCGACGGCGGCGGAAGCGCGGCTGCTGCTGGGCGATGCCCGCGGCGCCCGGATCGCGCTCGAACAGGCGGTCAAGGCCGCGCCCGACGCCTGGGAGGACCAGGCCGCCACCTTGCGGCAGTTCCAGCAGGTCCTCGAATGGACCGGCGCCCCGTTCGGCCTGTTCGACCATCTGCGCCCGCCCGCCAGCCTCTATTTCAGCGGCATCATCGGCCTGCCGACGGACATCGCCCGGTTGCGCAAGGAGATCTCCACCCTGCTCGACCGGGTGCGTCCGGGCGCGGTGTTCGGCGCGCTGGCGGCGGGGTCCGACATCGTCATTGCCGAACTGGCACTGGCGGCAGGGGCGCAGCTCCATGCGGTGCTGCCGACCTCGGTCGAGGCGTTTCGCGCGGTCTCGGTCGAACAGTTCGGCGGCGACTGGCCGGAGCGGTTCGACCGGCTGATCGAGGCGGCCGAATCGGTGGAAGTGTTGTCCGGGCCGGGGCGGCTCTCGGCCGCGGCGATCCATCTCGGGGCGCAAGTGGCGATGGGGCTGGCGATCCGCCGCGCCCGCGTGCTGGCGACCAGCGCGGTGGCCTATCACGTCGGCCGGGCGTTCAACGAGCAGTCGGCGGCCGAAGTCGAATGGCGGCGGCAGGGGCGGCAGTTCCACGAACTGGTGCTCGACCAGATCCCGCCGACCCGGGGCGAGGAACTCGATCCCGGCGTCAACCGCGCGGTGCTGGCCGTGCTGGGGCCGGTGCCGGACTATTGCGACCTGACTTTCGTGACCCGCACGGCGGTGCACGAGGGCTTTTCGCTGTTGCAGTTCGACGATCCGGTCGCGGCGATGGACCAGGGCGCGGCCATCCTGCGGCTGGCGCCGGACAGCCGGCTGGGGCTGGACTATGCGCCCTTCGCGCCCGGTCAGGACCTGGTCGAGATCGGCAGCGCCGCCATCATGCTGGCCCGTGCCACCACCGAGGGCAGCATCTGCGCGCACTGGCCGCAGATCGCGGTGCTGGAACTGCTGGCGCCGCGCTACCGCTTCGAGACGGCGGGCGAGATCGTGACCGTGCGCGGCGATTTCCCGATCGGGCTGTTCTGCCTCGATTCGCAGGGCTGA
- a CDS encoding Crp/Fnr family transcriptional regulator, translating to MGRQFLDSDEKIEIIATIFRCDRAPAEALGKVLAVQRLAAREVLARQGEESHDCWLVIEGGVRIEAYGVEGQRQQLAQYGPGEFFGAYPSPTVHRAEIATLLETVLLRAEARRIAALVAVDAQIGAGMARLLARQLDRALDRMMARTTYTAAGRVYAELLALAGEADRIAPPPKVTMLALCANTTRETASRAIAALIRRGVISRDERELVILAPRMLREMIS from the coding sequence ATGGGGCGTCAGTTTTTGGATTCCGACGAGAAGATCGAAATCATCGCGACCATCTTCCGGTGCGACCGCGCTCCCGCGGAAGCGCTGGGCAAGGTCCTGGCGGTGCAGCGGCTGGCGGCGCGGGAAGTCCTCGCGCGCCAGGGCGAGGAATCGCACGACTGCTGGCTGGTGATCGAGGGCGGCGTGCGCATCGAGGCTTACGGCGTCGAGGGCCAGCGCCAGCAGCTGGCCCAATATGGCCCCGGCGAATTCTTCGGCGCCTACCCCAGCCCGACGGTCCACCGTGCCGAGATCGCCACGCTGCTGGAGACCGTGCTGCTGCGCGCCGAAGCCCGCCGGATCGCCGCGCTGGTCGCCGTCGACGCGCAGATTGGCGCGGGCATGGCCCGCCTGCTCGCACGCCAGCTCGACCGCGCGCTCGACCGGATGATGGCCCGCACCACTTATACCGCCGCGGGGCGGGTCTATGCCGAACTGCTGGCGCTGGCCGGCGAGGCCGACCGCATCGCCCCGCCCCCCAAGGTCACGATGCTGGCGCTCTGCGCCAATACCACGCGCGAAACCGCCTCGCGCGCGATCGCCGCGCTGATCCGCCGCGGCGTCATCAGCCGCGACGAGCGCGAACTGGTGATCCTGGCTCCCCGCATGCTGCGCGAGATGATCAGCTGA
- a CDS encoding NAD(P)/FAD-dependent oxidoreductase encodes MSQSDVVIVGAGHGGAQCAIALRQNGFTGTVTVIGREPEYPYERPPLSKEYFAREKTFDRLYIRPPTFWAEKEIAFKLGTEVTAVDPAAHALTLSNGETFGYGTLVWATGGDPRRLSCAGADLAGIHAVRTREDCDTLMAEVDAGTKNVVVIGGGYIGLEAAAVLSKLGLKVTLLEALPRVLARVAGEELSAFYQAEHRAHGVDLRTGVAVEALEGDHHRVTGVRLAGGEVVPAEAVIVGIGIVPAVAPLILAGAAGANGVDVDEYCRTSLPDIYAIGDCAAFACDFAGGTVMRVESVQNANDMATCVAKAICGAGTGEDAKPYKAFPWFWSNQYDLRLQTAGINLGFDQTVVRGDVAARAFSVVYLKQGKVVALDCVNMVKDYVQGRKLVEAGASPAAEVLADAGTPLKDLL; translated from the coding sequence ATGAGCCAGTCGGACGTCGTTATCGTGGGAGCCGGCCACGGCGGTGCGCAGTGCGCCATTGCCCTGCGCCAGAACGGTTTTACCGGAACCGTCACGGTGATCGGCCGCGAGCCGGAATATCCTTATGAGCGCCCGCCGCTCTCCAAGGAATATTTCGCGCGGGAGAAGACCTTCGACCGCCTCTACATCCGCCCGCCGACGTTCTGGGCCGAGAAGGAGATCGCCTTCAAGCTGGGCACCGAAGTCACCGCGGTCGATCCCGCGGCGCACGCGCTCACGCTCTCGAACGGCGAGACCTTCGGCTACGGCACGCTGGTCTGGGCGACCGGCGGCGATCCGCGCCGGCTCTCCTGCGCGGGCGCCGACCTCGCGGGCATCCACGCGGTGCGTACCCGCGAGGATTGTGACACGCTCATGGCGGAAGTCGACGCGGGCACGAAAAACGTGGTCGTCATCGGCGGCGGCTACATCGGCCTGGAAGCGGCGGCGGTGCTCTCGAAGCTCGGGCTCAAGGTGACGCTGCTCGAAGCGCTGCCGCGCGTGCTGGCCCGCGTGGCGGGCGAGGAACTTTCCGCCTTCTACCAGGCCGAACACCGCGCCCACGGTGTCGATCTGCGCACCGGGGTGGCCGTGGAAGCGCTCGAGGGCGACCATCACCGCGTCACCGGCGTGCGCCTCGCGGGCGGCGAAGTCGTGCCCGCCGAGGCGGTGATCGTGGGCATCGGCATCGTTCCGGCGGTGGCGCCGCTGATCCTGGCGGGCGCTGCGGGCGCGAACGGCGTCGATGTGGACGAATACTGCCGCACCTCGCTGCCGGACATCTACGCGATCGGCGACTGCGCGGCCTTTGCCTGCGACTTTGCCGGCGGCACCGTGATGCGGGTCGAATCGGTGCAGAACGCCAACGACATGGCGACCTGCGTCGCCAAGGCGATCTGCGGCGCCGGGACCGGCGAGGACGCAAAGCCCTACAAGGCCTTCCCGTGGTTCTGGTCGAACCAGTACGACTTGCGGCTACAGACGGCGGGCATCAACCTGGGCTTCGACCAGACGGTGGTGCGCGGCGACGTGGCCGCCCGCGCGTTCTCGGTGGTCTACCTCAAGCAAGGCAAGGTCGTCGCGCTCGACTGCGTGAACATGGTCAAGGACTACGTGCAGGGCCGCAAGCTGGTGGAAGCCGGCGCGTCGCCCGCCGCCGAGGTGCTGGCCGATGCGGGAACACCGCTCAAGGACCTGCTCTGA
- a CDS encoding efflux RND transporter permease subunit produces MLGIVKTALHRPLTFIVMAILIALGGLIAAFRTPVDIFPDIKIPVIAVAWTYSGLSPQDMSDRMVTPYERILTTTVNDIEHIESQSFQGMGVVKIYFQPGVDIRTATAQVTSVSQTVLRQMPPGVNPPLILNYSASTVPILQLALSGKGLSEQQLFDIGQNQVRTGLVTIPGLAMPYPSGGKQRQVQVDLNPDALQARGLSAQDVGTAIAAQNQINPAGFVKIGPAQYTVRLNNTPGSIEALNDLPVKVVNGATIYMRDVAFVRDGSAQQQNVVHVQGSRSVLLTVLKNGATSTLAVVDGVKNALPRITSTLPDSLKVLPVGDQSLFVKAAVSGVIHEGAMAAALTSMMILLFLGSWRSTVIIAVSIPLAVLAAVAALAVFGQTMNVMTLGGLALAVGILVDDATVTIENINWHLEQGKGVMEAILDGAAQIVTPAFVSLLCICIVFVPMFFLPGVAGYLFVPMALSVVFAMIASFILSRTLVPTMAMYLLKPHTPHGENHHNAGTPESRNPFVRFQRGFETQFEKIRSGYLGMLARALRSRKPFMLGFLAVVVLSFGLLPLLGSNFFPAVDSGQIAMHVRVPVGTRIDESARNFEQITAEVRKIIPAAEVKSITDNIGLPVSSINTVYNNSGTIGPQDGDMLITLEEGHEPTEGYVNQLRRELPRRFPGTQFAFLPADITSQILNFGSPSPIDVQISGKNAAASREFAHKLMVKLAKVPGLADLRIQQPQNSPQIDVDVDRSRVGQYGLTERDVTTSLGNSLAGTSQTAPVFFVNPDNGVQYPVVAQAPDYAIDSMSKLANLPVSGAAAGRPQPLGALATLTRSSTAPIVSHYNIAPVLDIYGTPQGRDLGAVAGDVQKAIDSLKAEVPKGASVTIRGQYQTMNTAFSGLGWGLLGAVVLIYLLIVVNFQSWLDPFIIITALPAALAGIVWMLFATGTTLSVPALTGAIMCMGVATANSILVVSFAREKLAELGDPVKAAMEAGLVRFRPVLMTALAMIIGMGPMALGLGEGGEQNAPLGRAVIGGLVCATIATLFFVPTVFAFFHSRRKHHEAPSEALPEAEAAHA; encoded by the coding sequence ATGCTGGGAATTGTCAAGACCGCGCTGCATCGCCCGCTGACGTTCATCGTCATGGCCATCCTGATCGCGCTGGGCGGCCTGATCGCCGCCTTCCGCACTCCGGTCGACATCTTCCCGGATATCAAGATCCCGGTCATCGCCGTCGCCTGGACCTATTCCGGCCTGTCCCCGCAGGACATGTCCGACCGCATGGTGACGCCTTACGAGCGTATCCTGACCACCACGGTCAACGACATCGAACATATCGAAAGCCAGTCCTTCCAGGGCATGGGCGTGGTGAAGATCTACTTCCAGCCCGGCGTCGACATCCGCACCGCCACCGCGCAGGTCACCTCGGTGTCGCAGACGGTGCTCAGGCAGATGCCGCCGGGCGTGAACCCGCCGCTGATCCTGAACTATTCCGCCTCCACCGTGCCGATCCTCCAGCTGGCCCTGTCCGGCAAGGGTCTGTCGGAACAGCAGCTGTTCGACATCGGCCAGAACCAGGTCCGCACCGGCCTCGTCACCATTCCCGGCCTTGCCATGCCCTATCCCTCGGGCGGCAAGCAGCGCCAGGTGCAGGTCGACCTCAACCCCGACGCCCTGCAGGCCCGCGGCCTTTCCGCGCAGGACGTCGGCACCGCCATCGCCGCGCAAAACCAGATCAACCCGGCCGGTTTCGTCAAGATCGGCCCGGCGCAGTACACCGTGCGCCTGAACAACACCCCCGGCTCGATCGAGGCGCTGAACGACCTGCCGGTGAAGGTGGTCAACGGCGCGACGATCTACATGCGCGACGTTGCCTTCGTGCGCGACGGCAGCGCCCAGCAGCAGAACGTGGTGCACGTGCAGGGCAGCCGCTCGGTGCTGCTGACCGTGCTCAAGAACGGCGCCACCTCTACCCTTGCGGTGGTGGACGGCGTGAAAAACGCGCTGCCCCGGATCACCTCGACCCTGCCGGACAGCCTCAAGGTGCTGCCGGTGGGCGACCAGTCGCTGTTCGTGAAGGCCGCCGTTTCGGGCGTGATCCACGAAGGCGCGATGGCCGCCGCGCTGACCTCGATGATGATCCTGCTGTTCCTCGGCTCCTGGCGCTCCACCGTCATCATCGCCGTCTCGATCCCGCTCGCCGTGCTGGCCGCCGTGGCCGCGCTCGCCGTGTTCGGGCAGACGATGAACGTGATGACGCTGGGCGGCCTCGCCCTCGCGGTCGGCATCCTGGTCGACGACGCGACGGTGACGATCGAGAACATCAACTGGCATCTGGAGCAGGGCAAGGGCGTGATGGAGGCGATCCTCGACGGCGCCGCCCAGATCGTCACCCCGGCCTTCGTCTCGCTGCTGTGCATCTGCATCGTCTTTGTGCCGATGTTTTTCCTGCCGGGCGTCGCGGGCTATCTGTTCGTGCCGATGGCGCTTTCGGTGGTCTTCGCGATGATCGCCTCGTTCATCCTGTCGCGCACCCTGGTGCCGACCATGGCGATGTACCTGCTGAAGCCCCACACCCCGCACGGCGAGAACCACCACAACGCCGGCACCCCGGAATCGCGCAATCCCTTCGTGCGCTTCCAGCGCGGGTTCGAGACGCAGTTCGAGAAGATCCGCAGCGGCTACCTCGGCATGCTGGCCCGCGCGCTGCGGTCGCGTAAGCCGTTCATGCTGGGCTTCCTGGCAGTCGTCGTGCTCTCGTTCGGCCTGCTGCCGCTGCTTGGCAGCAACTTCTTCCCGGCGGTGGACTCGGGCCAGATCGCCATGCACGTCCGCGTGCCGGTGGGTACCCGCATCGACGAATCCGCCCGCAATTTCGAGCAGATCACCGCCGAGGTCCGCAAGATCATCCCGGCCGCCGAAGTGAAGTCGATCACCGACAACATCGGCCTGCCGGTCAGCTCGATCAACACCGTCTACAACAACTCGGGCACCATCGGCCCGCAGGACGGCGACATGCTGATCACGCTGGAGGAAGGCCACGAGCCGACCGAAGGCTACGTGAACCAGCTGCGCCGCGAACTGCCGCGCCGCTTCCCCGGCACCCAGTTCGCGTTCCTCCCCGCCGACATCACCAGCCAGATCCTGAACTTCGGTTCGCCGTCGCCGATCGACGTGCAGATCTCCGGCAAGAACGCCGCCGCCTCGCGCGAATTCGCGCACAAGCTGATGGTCAAGCTGGCCAAGGTGCCCGGCCTTGCGGACCTGCGCATCCAGCAGCCGCAGAACTCGCCGCAGATCGACGTCGACGTGGACCGTTCGCGCGTGGGCCAGTACGGCCTCACCGAGCGCGACGTGACCACCAGCCTCGGCAACTCGCTGGCGGGCACTTCGCAGACCGCGCCGGTGTTCTTCGTGAACCCCGACAACGGCGTGCAGTACCCGGTGGTCGCGCAGGCGCCCGACTATGCCATCGATTCGATGAGCAAGCTGGCCAACCTGCCGGTTTCCGGCGCAGCAGCAGGGCGTCCGCAGCCGCTCGGCGCACTGGCCACGCTCACCCGGTCGAGCACCGCGCCGATCGTCTCGCACTACAACATCGCCCCGGTGCTCGACATCTACGGCACCCCGCAGGGCCGCGATCTCGGCGCCGTGGCGGGGGACGTGCAGAAGGCGATCGACTCGCTCAAGGCCGAAGTGCCCAAGGGCGCCAGCGTCACCATTCGCGGCCAGTACCAGACGATGAACACCGCCTTCTCCGGCCTTGGCTGGGGCCTGCTGGGCGCGGTCGTGCTGATCTACCTGCTGATCGTGGTGAACTTCCAGTCGTGGCTGGACCCGTTCATCATCATCACCGCGCTGCCCGCCGCGCTTGCCGGCATCGTCTGGATGCTGTTCGCGACGGGGACCACGCTTTCGGTCCCGGCCCTGACCGGCGCGATCATGTGCATGGGCGTGGCCACCGCCAACTCGATCCTGGTCGTCAGCTTCGCCCGCGAAAAGCTGGCCGAGCTGGGCGATCCGGTGAAGGCGGCGATGGAAGCCGGTCTCGTCCGCTTCCGCCCGGTGCTGATGACCGCGCTGGCCATGATCATCGGCATGGGCCCGATGGCGCTCGGCCTCGGCGAAGGCGGCGAGCAGAACGCGCCGCTCGGCCGCGCCGTGATCGGCGGCCTTGTCTGC